Proteins encoded by one window of Channa argus isolate prfri chromosome 1, Channa argus male v1.0, whole genome shotgun sequence:
- the LOC137102289 gene encoding uncharacterized protein: MAEHEEEANKKGSDKESYAQRTQQQSKDSNKEHISPNPSDNDDVIRETDAVVIQELRRSQRTRTFTARGQELHVSKIRRLQHRFAITYDRWKALAKQAKGELGGSSSTDVVLDLRTKIHCALTEVKQTYDDLRQQSVPDGETRRRADTCDAVSKRLLDYAWNCLEMREGSHKEQIHWTDTGSVFSSVVSQRSRATSKGSRSINKLSISSTHSSLSSANKQEAAAELAATQATLKILEEIECEKQALEILETEDAARKRTLEEKRRQIERLETVKRMNAARARLQVYEKEASSDEEITSLLHDYNFAEIKSALSPSEPPAHNSAMPKHITHTQPVTIPQPAINHKEETTAALAEAIVESINDMTVHKHFYPEKLWQLESKYFNKCVKTRLDGMNHFLRIFSHDGNPGFLICRTYLMSK, translated from the exons ATGGCCGAACATGAAGAAGAAGCTAACAAAAAGGGCTCAGATAAAGAAAGCTATGCCCAAAGGACACAACAGCAGTCTAAAGATTCCAATAAGGAGCATATAAGCCCAAATCCATCAGACAATGATGATGTTATAAGGGAAACTGATGCTGTTGTTATACAGGAATTACGAAGAAGCCAAAGAACCAGAACCTTTACTGCACGGGGGCAAGAACTGCATGTCAGCAAAATTAGGAGGCTTCAACATCGCTTTGCCATTACTTATGACAGATGGAAAGCTCTAGCCAAACAAGCTAAAGGGGAGCTTGGTGGATCTTCTTCCACCGACGTTGTACTAGACCTCAGGACTAAGATTCACTGTGCTCTGACAGAAGTCAAACAAACTTATGATGACTTGCGACAACAAAGTGTCCCTGATGGAGAGACACGGCGCAGAGCAGACACCTGTGATGCAGTTTCAAAGCGACTCTTAGACTATGCATGGAACTGTCTTGAAATGAGAGAGGGTTCTCATAAGGAACAAATTCACTGGACTGATACTGGCTCTGTATTTTCATCTGTTGTTTCCCAGAGGTCCAGGGCAACTTCTAAAGGTTCGAGGTCCATAAATAAGTTAAGTATAAGTTCCACACATTCAAGCCTGTCTTCAGCAAATAAAcaagaggcagcagcagagttAGCTGCCACTCAAGCCACTCTAAAAATCTTAGAAGAAATAGAGTGTGAGAAACAAGCACTTGAAATTCTTGAAACAGAAGATGCTGCAAGAAAAAGGACCTTAGAAGAGAAGCGCAGGCAGATAGAACGCTTAGAGACTGTTAAGAGGATGAATGCGGCAAGGGCACGTTTGCAAGTTTATGAGAAGGAAGCGAGCTCGGATGAAGAGATAACAAGTTTGCTCCATGATTATAACTTTGCAGAGATCAAATCCGCTCTAAGCCCAAGTGAACCTCCAGCACACAACTCTGCAATGCCAAAACACATCACTCATACTCAACCTGTTACAATCCCTCAACCTGCCATAAACCATAAAGAAGAAACCACAGCAGCATTAGCCGAAGCAATAGTGGAATCTATTAAT GATATGACTGTTCACAAGCACTTCTACCCAGAGAAGTTGTGGCAG TTGGAAAGCAAATACTTCAACAAATGTGTCAAGACAAGATTGGATGGGATGAACCACTTTCTGAGGATCTTCAGCCACGATGGGAATCCTGGCTTTTTGATCTGCAGAACCTATCTGATGTCAAAATAA